The Teredinibacter sp. KSP-S5-2 genome includes a window with the following:
- a CDS encoding DUF1461 domain-containing protein, with protein sequence MNLKKSLFSVNFSFGSLVVALVLSWALLAVNNFFYGVWHDFGGIKQGIEQYGPQNRYKLGFAETTKEERARLFSEIVREIHTGGKGLEDIQFTVDSVGHSQRLLRQPEVVHLLDVAHLIEVLAIFSIFVFFVWGVQVVWVFQKKASVPSFKFQLVGLLSGVVLAVCLIFIIGPDTVFSWAHETVFPDDHQWFFYYQESLMSTLMLAPIIFAYIAVTWTVLATLIYIAVQFLLLKAIQKKIGC encoded by the coding sequence GTGAATCTTAAAAAAAGCCTTTTTTCTGTTAACTTTTCATTTGGCAGTCTTGTTGTTGCTTTGGTTTTATCTTGGGCGTTGTTGGCCGTAAACAACTTTTTTTATGGTGTCTGGCATGATTTTGGCGGTATTAAACAAGGGATTGAACAATATGGGCCACAAAACCGCTACAAGCTGGGGTTTGCAGAAACCACTAAAGAAGAGCGCGCCCGTTTGTTTTCGGAAATTGTTCGCGAAATACATACCGGAGGAAAAGGGCTGGAAGATATTCAGTTTACCGTTGATTCTGTCGGGCATTCACAGCGGTTGCTAAGACAACCAGAGGTGGTTCATTTACTGGATGTTGCGCACTTGATCGAAGTGTTGGCTATTTTTTCCATTTTCGTGTTTTTTGTTTGGGGCGTGCAGGTTGTTTGGGTTTTTCAAAAAAAAGCATCTGTCCCCAGTTTTAAATTCCAGCTTGTTGGACTTTTATCTGGCGTGGTTTTGGCTGTATGTCTGATTTTTATTATCGGGCCTGATACTGTTTTTAGCTGGGCTCACGAGACAGTGTTTCCCGATGATCACCAGTGGTTTTTCTATTATCAGGAATCGCTAATGTCTACCTTAATGCTTGCCCCTATCATATTCGCTTATATTGCTGTGACGTGGACGGTCTTGGCGACGTTAATCTATATTGCTGTGCAGTTTCTTCTCCTCAAAGCAATACAAAAAAAAATCGGGTGTTAG
- a CDS encoding DUF4397 domain-containing protein, which yields MKIFNMFLVSLVMVFLTACGGDNNNSNYVYMPKKEGELRVTHASPDAPAVNVYVDGELVLADVDYKVSSGNLVMEEGIYSVEVRGILPDDSEVSVIGPVDITISDDVRTDVVAWDKLFNGTDLNIKAAVLNNDISTVSQVEVAILHAAPQVADVDIYVSSPGEDISTLTPLDAGFGGYIEPVELMADTDYQVRITADGSPDVVYDSGTLSFPAGTELTLIAVENTTGIGANPVNLLAVGKDGASEVLDNQTQAEVRVVHNSADTPEVDILVNGTEVLANVAYPNSAAYEAVSAPTGTYTVTVAAAADNSIAPIEESLSLVNGMSYTVVAVGGLNSVTDETLEAVVTSDNRRSVVTQASLRVIHGSYAVAESIPVDVYLTDSAVITDATAAIENLAYRAVTDELPVAAGDYYITVTAAGDKSTVAFAAGPVTLNAGTNYTVIARDPGTGETGSPLILATILSE from the coding sequence ATGAAAATCTTCAATATGTTCCTTGTCTCACTGGTTATGGTCTTTTTGACTGCATGCGGTGGTGATAATAATAATTCCAACTACGTGTATATGCCCAAAAAAGAAGGTGAACTGAGGGTAACCCATGCCTCCCCAGATGCTCCTGCTGTGAATGTGTATGTCGACGGAGAACTTGTTCTTGCCGACGTTGATTACAAAGTGAGTTCAGGCAACCTTGTGATGGAAGAGGGTATTTATTCTGTAGAAGTACGGGGTATTTTACCTGACGACTCAGAGGTGTCAGTCATCGGCCCAGTTGATATTACGATCAGTGATGACGTACGCACTGATGTTGTCGCATGGGATAAATTATTTAACGGTACTGACCTCAATATTAAAGCGGCAGTACTGAATAATGATATAAGTACTGTATCTCAGGTCGAAGTGGCCATTTTACATGCGGCACCTCAGGTCGCCGATGTGGATATTTATGTTTCATCTCCTGGTGAGGATATATCCACGCTCACCCCTCTAGACGCCGGATTCGGTGGATATATTGAACCTGTAGAGTTAATGGCGGATACGGATTATCAGGTGCGTATAACCGCTGATGGCAGCCCCGATGTTGTGTATGACAGCGGGACGCTTAGTTTTCCTGCAGGTACCGAGTTGACATTAATCGCAGTGGAAAATACTACCGGCATTGGTGCTAACCCTGTCAACCTGTTAGCGGTCGGTAAAGACGGAGCATCCGAGGTACTGGATAATCAAACCCAAGCAGAAGTCCGTGTTGTTCATAATTCTGCAGATACACCTGAGGTGGATATTCTGGTAAATGGTACTGAAGTGCTGGCCAATGTTGCCTACCCAAATAGCGCAGCATATGAAGCGGTGTCTGCACCAACTGGGACTTACACGGTAACGGTTGCGGCGGCGGCGGATAATTCTATTGCCCCGATTGAAGAGTCCCTGTCTCTTGTTAATGGTATGAGCTACACCGTGGTGGCAGTGGGTGGATTGAATTCCGTAACAGATGAAACCTTGGAAGCGGTTGTCACATCTGATAATCGCCGCTCGGTGGTGACTCAAGCCAGCTTGAGAGTAATCCACGGTTCCTACGCGGTAGCGGAAAGCATTCCAGTTGATGTTTACCTGACGGATTCTGCGGTGATTACCGATGCGACAGCGGCGATTGAAAATCTGGCCTATCGAGCCGTTACTGATGAGCTTCCTGTTGCTGCTGGTGACTACTACATTACCGTGACTGCTGCAGGGGACAAGTCGACCGTTGCTTTCGCAGCAGGTCCAGTAACCTTGAATGCGGGGACCAATTACACTGTGATTGCTCGAGACCCTGGTACAGGTGAAACTGGGTCTCCTCTCATCCTTGCAACCATTCTTTCCGAATAG
- a CDS encoding response regulator transcription factor, with the protein MGHLHFLWYGMALLSGFVLLGALLNNPAIKSSKGFYAFLRIYLLISGFLLFATITLYVSVNVQSNHRFILLFTVSIPLFLTGTAVLILQHFAESNDHVLTKSLRIWRYGLICAGATLSLMLLTVAQSIILPIVFISALLLAITIIWCQKAIPVKDGNKEHPASVIMIIQSLLLPFLEVLFLQDFVLNTGMTFSQPLVYLINNFLIWHYRAPLFRLNKKPNAEPNHELETLTDKEKEIALAVSQGLSNKEIAAQLNIAPSTVKNHLYTIFRKLNITNRVALVSRITGNSGDQS; encoded by the coding sequence ATGGGACACTTACATTTCCTTTGGTATGGCATGGCACTGCTATCCGGCTTTGTACTGCTCGGCGCGTTGCTGAATAATCCCGCGATAAAATCCAGCAAAGGGTTTTACGCCTTCCTGCGAATATATCTGCTAATCAGCGGTTTTTTATTATTCGCCACAATTACGCTGTACGTTTCAGTCAACGTACAATCCAATCACAGGTTTATTCTTCTGTTCACTGTCTCAATTCCTCTATTTTTGACCGGAACAGCGGTATTAATTCTGCAACATTTCGCAGAATCGAATGACCATGTATTAACAAAAAGCCTGCGTATATGGCGATACGGGCTTATCTGTGCAGGCGCGACACTGAGCCTGATGCTTTTGACTGTAGCTCAGTCGATAATTTTGCCTATCGTATTCATCAGCGCCTTATTGCTGGCCATTACCATTATCTGGTGCCAAAAAGCGATTCCCGTAAAGGACGGCAACAAAGAGCATCCGGCATCAGTAATTATGATTATTCAATCTCTTCTGTTGCCATTTTTGGAGGTATTGTTTCTTCAGGATTTTGTACTCAACACCGGCATGACATTCAGCCAACCATTGGTCTATCTAATTAATAACTTCCTGATATGGCATTACCGAGCACCGTTATTCAGGCTCAACAAAAAACCTAACGCAGAACCGAACCATGAACTGGAAACACTCACAGACAAGGAAAAGGAAATCGCACTGGCCGTCAGCCAGGGTTTAAGCAACAAGGAAATAGCCGCTCAACTAAACATTGCGCCGAGCACAGTAAAAAATCACCTCTACACCATATTCCGCAAGCTTAATATCACCAACCGAGTCGCCCTGGTGTCACGTATAACAGGCAACTCGGGAGATCAAAGCTAG
- a CDS encoding polysaccharide deacetylase family protein — MNYKKIIGCTFLSLLTLAGKSNAVESFKWPGGAKAAVSLAYDDALNSQLDNAIPALDKYGLKGSFYVYPAGGVLFDRIDEWRSVAQSGHELGNHSLFHECDGSLPNREWQKPYHDLSKKTVEQVREQILLVSGFLKTVDGKTERTYTAPCGDQMASGENYIDAIKGDFVAAKASFGGVVADMSKLDYYRVGMDGPVGSTGEQLIAIVKRAAAQGTMANLTFHGIGGDHLSVSKEAHEELLKYLADNKDIYWTDSFINIMQYVKEQQKAK; from the coding sequence ATGAATTATAAAAAAATAATCGGTTGTACTTTTCTTTCATTATTAACGCTGGCAGGCAAGAGTAATGCGGTAGAAAGCTTCAAGTGGCCGGGAGGTGCTAAAGCCGCTGTAAGCCTTGCTTATGATGATGCACTGAATTCACAGTTAGATAATGCTATTCCAGCATTGGATAAATATGGTTTAAAAGGCAGTTTCTATGTGTATCCGGCGGGTGGTGTTTTGTTTGACCGGATTGATGAGTGGCGATCTGTTGCACAAAGCGGCCATGAGCTGGGTAATCACTCGCTGTTTCATGAGTGTGATGGCTCTTTGCCAAATCGGGAATGGCAAAAACCCTATCACGATCTTTCCAAAAAAACAGTGGAGCAGGTGCGGGAACAGATCCTGTTAGTCAGTGGTTTTCTGAAAACCGTTGACGGAAAAACGGAACGCACCTACACCGCACCCTGTGGTGATCAAATGGCTTCTGGTGAAAACTATATTGATGCAATTAAGGGTGATTTTGTTGCTGCTAAAGCTTCATTTGGTGGTGTTGTCGCCGATATGTCTAAACTTGATTACTATCGAGTGGGTATGGACGGCCCGGTCGGTTCAACAGGTGAGCAATTGATCGCGATTGTGAAAAGAGCCGCGGCTCAGGGCACTATGGCTAATCTGACCTTCCACGGTATTGGTGGCGATCATTTGTCTGTTTCAAAAGAGGCGCATGAAGAGCTGTTAAAGTATCTTGCTGATAACAAAGATATTTATTGGACTGACTCTTTTATTAACATCATGCAATATGTCAAAGAGCAACAAAAAGCCAAGTAA